The window CCGCAGCCAGATCAACCTCGGTCAGGGGCTGATCGCCCAACAGGGTTTCGGGCTGCACTTGCAACGCGGCGGCGATACGATTTGCCATGTCGGCAGTCAGCTCTCCTTTCCACGGCAACGCGCCTTCAAGGCGGGCGACCTGGCGTTCGGTCAGCCCTGAAAGCTTGGCCAGTTTGCTCCGTCCCAATCCCCGCGCCCGGCGCAGTTCCTGAACACGTTCGGGCAGTATGGTCAGCATGGGGTCTTCCTTCGTTCCAATATCATTCAGTTCAGCAGCGCGACGAGGAAGTCGCACAAGTCGTGCCATGGCCGCTTCGGATCGGGCCTACCTGCTTGATTTCCCCGCTGTCGCAACCTTCCTTTCCGCGCTTGCTGGGGGCAACCCCGATAGGGCTCGGTCGGTGATTGGGTGTTGCCGGTCAATGAAATTGGTTGGGCGCGCGGCTTGATGATGGGCGGCGTATCACGGCCATCGGGGATCAGGTCACGAACAGAGCGCCGGCTGCTGCCAATGCAGATATTCCGATGGCGGTCGAGAGTGAACGGTTGGATCCCGACATGGTAACCCTCATGAGAAGGGTGAGAACCCCCATCGCCACCAGGTTCATCAACCCCGTGATGAACATCACGATCATCAGCGGTGCACAGCAACGAAGACAATTTGCCCCATAGCTCAGGCCGTCGCGATAGGAACCGGTCGAGGCGGTGGCCTGCGGGGGTCTTTCGTGTCGTGTGGTCAGCCCTGAAAGCTGGATCAGCGCCACGAACAGCAGGATTGATACCTTCAGGCCATCATGTTGCAGGACGTGATGGGCGCTGAGCAGCCCTTCGCGATGCAACGCCCATTGCGTGACCACTCCGAATGCGCAGAAAGGCAGCCAGGCCACGAGATAGCCCGCCAGGCTGGCGGCTGTTGCGCGTGGCGGTGGCCCGAACCGCGTTGCGTTGTGATGATGCGGCAACATGACCGGAAGCATCATGGCCATGATCATGCCCAGCCACATCGCGGCTGATTTAAGCACGTCCGCCGCGCCCCACGCGCGGGTTCCGCTGGCGCAGAAGGACAGCGCATTTTGGAACGCAAACGGATCGCCAAACACATACGCCTTCACAAAGGCGAAGATCTGCATGCCGGGGCCCGCATCGGCAAGCGAGCCGGGCGTGTCGATCGTCAACAGCTGGGCGAAGGCAAAGGCCCAGCCAAGAAGGATGAGCGAGACGAGCAGAATATGCCTGCCCCGTCCGCTGTCCGGATCGTGTCTGCTATTCGCCGCAGGCTTCATTTCTTGCGCAGGCGTGCCAGTTGCTCGACGGCAGCGGCGCTGGCAAAGGGATTGACATAGAGCTTGTCGTGGCTTTCGACACCAACGTCGAAAACGCAGTCTTCCTTTGGGCGGGCTACGCAGAGCAGGACGTAACCTTCCCTGGACTGACGCCTGTTCAATGCGGTGCCCTTTGGCTGGCGGACCGAGCCCGAAATCATCTTGGCCGCGCATGTGATGCAGCCGCCATAACGGCAGGCAATCGGCAGGACATGCCCTGCCGCCTCGGCCACATCAATGATCGGCTCGTCCTCGCCAACCTCGAAAGACGCTCCGCCGCGGTTTCGAAATGTCACCTTGTGCCTGCGCATCTCTCCTCCTTGCAGATAGAGATCCGGCCCCGAAGGGCCGGGAATGGCACGGAACGTTCAGATCCAGATATCGGACGAACAGTCGCCGCCAGGATAGCGCGTTTCATGGGCGCGCGCTGGTCCGTGCGGTTCTTCGCCGAAATCGACAAGGAAATCGTCACGGATCCTCATGCCGCCGTTTTCATTGTCGCAATCCACGATCAGCATGACACCGCCCTTGTCTTTCATCGACGGGTAGAACTGATTGTCCCAGGTCGAGAAAAGAGATGTCGTGACGTACAGTCGCTTGCCGTCCAGCGACAGCTGGATCATCTGCGGCGCGCCATCCACGGTGCGACCGTTCACCTCTGGCGCCTTGCCCAGCAGGCCGCCGATCCAGACCTGACCGGTCAGCTTGGGGTTGGACGGATCGGAAATGTCATATTGGCGCAGATCCCCGTGCAACCAGTTCGAGAAGTACAGATACCTGTCGTCCATCGATACCAATATGTCGGTGATCAGGCTTGGCATCGGGACGGGGAAGCCTTCCACATCCACGGGCGGCACGTCGATGACCTTGTTGATCTCGAGCTTTCCGTTGTCCTTGTGGTAGTGAAAGATGTTCGAGGCCAGGGCCGCTCCGACGAAACCATGCGTGCTGTCGGGATTATGGTGGAACCGGGCTTCCAGCGGGATCAACCCTTCCTCGCCCAGGTCGATCGACTGTTCCACCCTGCGGTTCTTGAAGTCCCAGAAATGAATGTGCTGGCCGTATTTTCCCCGCGCCACGTCTTCGAGATCAAAGCCCGGCATGAAGGTGTTGGGCGAGGCCCATTCGGTCGAGATCATCATGTTGTGGCGCGGCTGGTACCAGAAGTCGTAATTGTACTTCATGTCGGCCAGATCATTCTCCCAGCGCCCGACGATGTTGAAGTCCTTGTCCAGATGCAGGAAACCGCCGGGGCCGTTGCCATCGGCATCGCCCAGCATCGACACGATGATGTCAGCGCCCAGACAATGAACGGTATGCGGAGCGGACAGGTTGGTCTTGGCCTTGATCTCCTCTCCGTCGATGGTCTTGAACAACGTCGGCTTGCGCGGATCTGTGGCGGTATCGACAATGTGGAAATTCGTGGTGCGCACGCCGGGGATGATCAGGTATTTGCGCTCCATGCTGCCGTCGGTGTTGCACGAGGAACATGCGTTCCAGCCCATATGGTGCAACTCATCCCCGACGACCGGCATTTCCGTTCGATGGATCACCTTGCCATAGGTTGCGCTTTCCTCGTCAACGTCGATGGTGGCCAGATAGTCGGGTTTCTCGACCCCGGTCCCGGTATAGATGCAGATCGTGTAGACGACTTTTTCGCGCGGGGCCTTGATCGCCTCTTGCGGCGACGCATAGCCGGGGCCGGCACAGCAGCTTCCGTTGCTCTCAGTCATGTCATTCCTCCTCCTCTGGTGTTGACGCGGTGGGCGCTTTGCTTGTCCTTCCGTGGGTTTCAACGTTGCGTCGTCGCGGCGCCGAGTTCGCAGCGGCACGACGATCCCGTTGCCTTTTGCCTCCGCGCCGTGGTCCTCCCGCGATC of the Paracoccus seriniphilus genome contains:
- a CDS encoding helix-turn-helix domain-containing protein; this encodes MLTILPERVQELRRARGLGRSKLAKLSGLTERQVARLEGALPWKGELTADMANRIAAALQVQPETLLGDQPLTEVDLAAAPRTRSCSCC
- a CDS encoding DUF2182 domain-containing protein, translating into MKPAANSRHDPDSGRGRHILLVSLILLGWAFAFAQLLTIDTPGSLADAGPGMQIFAFVKAYVFGDPFAFQNALSFCASGTRAWGAADVLKSAAMWLGMIMAMMLPVMLPHHHNATRFGPPPRATAASLAGYLVAWLPFCAFGVVTQWALHREGLLSAHHVLQHDGLKVSILLFVALIQLSGLTTRHERPPQATASTGSYRDGLSYGANCLRCCAPLMIVMFITGLMNLVAMGVLTLLMRVTMSGSNRSLSTAIGISALAAAGALFVT
- a CDS encoding 2Fe-2S iron-sulfur cluster-binding protein; translation: MRRHKVTFRNRGGASFEVGEDEPIIDVAEAAGHVLPIACRYGGCITCAAKMISGSVRQPKGTALNRRQSREGYVLLCVARPKEDCVFDVGVESHDKLYVNPFASAAAVEQLARLRKK
- a CDS encoding selenium-binding family protein, with protein sequence MTESNGSCCAGPGYASPQEAIKAPREKVVYTICIYTGTGVEKPDYLATIDVDEESATYGKVIHRTEMPVVGDELHHMGWNACSSCNTDGSMERKYLIIPGVRTTNFHIVDTATDPRKPTLFKTIDGEEIKAKTNLSAPHTVHCLGADIIVSMLGDADGNGPGGFLHLDKDFNIVGRWENDLADMKYNYDFWYQPRHNMMISTEWASPNTFMPGFDLEDVARGKYGQHIHFWDFKNRRVEQSIDLGEEGLIPLEARFHHNPDSTHGFVGAALASNIFHYHKDNGKLEINKVIDVPPVDVEGFPVPMPSLITDILVSMDDRYLYFSNWLHGDLRQYDISDPSNPKLTGQVWIGGLLGKAPEVNGRTVDGAPQMIQLSLDGKRLYVTTSLFSTWDNQFYPSMKDKGGVMLIVDCDNENGGMRIRDDFLVDFGEEPHGPARAHETRYPGGDCSSDIWI